A stretch of the Halorussus salinus genome encodes the following:
- a CDS encoding DUF7289 family protein codes for MCIELYYIFINYAQSNVVGVAILLGVVVVALGSLTAGIGVIVEENAAAADSARVAADFDAALDPVEATGVHRGRVSFTDGELQTKERDLRVLNESGTLRTVRTDALVFTAGDRRVAFLAGAIVRGPPDNAKVRTPPPITLSRNAPATDASNADDADPPGVLVVGAPALNGSVAVSGSGGASVALRTEVSHRRSLLGNGTYRVAIETATPEAWRRHFERRNASVTTRDFDGDGVTSVVAAYPGERVAYLVVHEMDVEVRNG; via the coding sequence GTGTGTATTGAATTATATTATATTTTTATTAATTATGCACAGTCGAACGTCGTCGGCGTCGCCATCCTCCTCGGCGTGGTCGTCGTCGCGCTCGGGTCGCTGACCGCGGGCATCGGCGTGATAGTCGAGGAGAACGCCGCGGCGGCCGACTCGGCGCGCGTCGCCGCCGACTTCGACGCGGCGCTCGACCCCGTGGAGGCGACCGGCGTCCACCGCGGTCGGGTCTCCTTTACCGACGGCGAGTTGCAGACCAAAGAGCGCGACCTCCGGGTGCTGAACGAGTCCGGCACGCTCCGGACGGTGCGCACCGACGCGCTCGTCTTCACCGCGGGCGACCGCCGGGTCGCGTTCCTCGCGGGCGCTATCGTCCGCGGGCCGCCGGACAACGCCAAGGTCCGGACGCCACCGCCGATTACGCTCTCGCGGAACGCTCCTGCGACGGACGCGAGCAACGCGGACGACGCCGACCCGCCGGGCGTCCTCGTCGTCGGCGCGCCCGCGCTGAACGGGTCGGTCGCCGTCTCGGGGTCGGGGGGCGCGTCGGTCGCGCTCCGGACCGAGGTCTCCCACCGCCGGAGTCTCCTCGGCAACGGCACTTACCGGGTCGCAATCGAGACCGCGACGCCCGAGGCGTGGCGGCGACACTTCGAGCGCCGGAACGCCAGCGTGACGACGCGGGACTTCGACGGCGACGGCGTGACGAGCGTGGTCGCGGCCTACCCCGGCGAGCGCGTGGCCTATCTGGTCGTCCACGAGATGGACGTGGAGGTGCGGAATGGATAG
- a CDS encoding DUF7262 family protein, which produces MSNSNHQIGRAQLSLSVVEAGVGVVLILAVAMGFALGVAPPDERAAQLDLYAEDAATVLAGEPPRHGGATRLSEVVRSPDAFDRERDALRRRVERILPDNLMFRVRTPHGAVGFRKPASVAVGAASVTTRHGDVAIWVWYA; this is translated from the coding sequence ATGAGTAACAGCAATCACCAAATCGGGAGGGCACAACTCTCGCTGTCGGTCGTCGAGGCGGGCGTCGGCGTCGTGTTGATTCTCGCGGTCGCGATGGGGTTCGCGCTCGGGGTCGCCCCGCCGGACGAGCGGGCCGCGCAGTTGGACCTCTACGCCGAGGACGCCGCGACGGTCCTCGCCGGTGAACCGCCGCGCCACGGCGGCGCGACGCGGCTCTCGGAGGTCGTCCGCTCGCCCGACGCGTTCGACCGCGAGCGCGACGCCCTGCGTCGGCGCGTCGAGCGCATCCTCCCGGACAACCTCATGTTCCGGGTTCGGACGCCCCACGGCGCGGTCGGGTTCCGGAAACCCGCCAGCGTGGCCGTCGGGGCCGCGAGCGTGACGACCCGCCACGGCGACGTGGCGATTTGGGTGTGGTACGCGTGA
- a CDS encoding TrmB family transcriptional regulator has translation MDAPELVETLERYGLSPYQAAAYVTVVERGTMAAQEVADASSVPQPRVYDILRDLESEGFVTTFEQDKLYVQAVDPEEALDSLRERAAELEAAADEITDRWQQPAVKEHTVSLVQRGRTVFEKARDELDRAADHAQLVCKTDHLESLWPTLAAAHERGVFVDVTLYDVADDESLDEFDFSEICTHARVLRRPLRSEPFGAVVDRQRACYSWHPSTDDGYGIYVDDSAHENMVWNYIMNLRHAADVHYVATPYDPPLRFGALRDCLHVVEPLVREGRTLTAEIEGTWVESGRRCEISGTVLSIDYPGFEEGESATPLQMFTDARLTIDTGDETYSVGGFDAIIEDVEATRVVITGIE, from the coding sequence ATGGACGCCCCCGAACTCGTCGAGACGCTGGAACGCTACGGGCTATCGCCGTATCAGGCCGCGGCGTACGTCACCGTGGTCGAGCGCGGGACGATGGCCGCCCAAGAGGTCGCCGACGCCAGTTCCGTCCCGCAACCCCGCGTGTACGACATCCTCCGAGACTTGGAGTCGGAGGGGTTCGTCACGACGTTCGAGCAGGACAAACTCTACGTGCAGGCGGTGGACCCCGAGGAGGCCCTCGACAGCCTCCGGGAGCGCGCCGCGGAACTCGAAGCCGCGGCCGACGAAATCACCGACCGGTGGCAACAGCCAGCGGTCAAAGAACACACGGTCAGTCTGGTCCAGCGCGGCCGGACCGTCTTCGAGAAGGCCCGCGACGAACTCGACCGCGCGGCCGACCACGCCCAACTGGTCTGCAAGACCGACCACCTCGAATCGCTCTGGCCGACGCTCGCGGCCGCCCACGAGCGCGGCGTGTTCGTGGACGTGACGCTGTACGACGTGGCCGACGACGAATCGCTGGACGAGTTCGACTTCTCGGAGATCTGCACGCACGCTCGCGTCCTCCGGCGGCCGCTCCGGTCGGAACCGTTCGGCGCGGTCGTGGACCGCCAGCGGGCCTGCTACTCGTGGCACCCCTCGACCGACGACGGCTACGGCATCTACGTCGACGACAGCGCCCACGAGAACATGGTGTGGAACTACATAATGAACCTCCGCCACGCCGCCGACGTTCACTACGTCGCCACGCCCTACGACCCGCCGTTGCGGTTCGGCGCGCTCCGGGACTGTCTCCACGTCGTGGAACCGCTCGTACGGGAGGGACGAACGCTCACCGCCGAAATCGAGGGCACGTGGGTCGAGAGCGGTCGGCGCTGTGAGATTTCGGGTACCGTCCTCTCCATCGACTATCCGGGCTTCGAGGAGGGCGAGTCGGCCACGCCCCTCCAGATGTTCACCGACGCCCGCCTCACCATCGACACCGGCGACGAGACCTACAGCGTCGGCGGGTTCGACGCCATCATCGAGGACGTGGAGGCGACGCGGGTCGTGATTACGGGCATCGAGTGA
- a CDS encoding HEAT repeat domain-containing protein, protein MTDPDQSPSPDRLPDLLEAASYEEAASCLDRLGAAETATRKRALQSVRSVADERPNVLDGLAGPLAAFLADDDRAVRLTTAKLLLTVARAEPGVVRPVVASLADRLADDDEFYYVRARCAEALGYVALESPETVGDPDILADFRVGLSFDEPEVREKLAKALAFVALGNPGRLRHQVSSLADHLDDERELVRYHLCTSLVVVGCEHPRKLADADDALRERLADDSPYVRGRAAEALALVGESDAHVEAIPELAEIDAEDDELPSFATDRVRFARRVLAGDGQSVGVPDGVGTISSVRDGTEAVVEEMTAPDGDEECPTCGLALSDDGPPVCPRCGTPR, encoded by the coding sequence ATGACGGACCCCGACCAGTCGCCATCCCCCGACCGCTTGCCCGACCTCCTCGAAGCGGCGAGCTACGAGGAGGCGGCGTCGTGTCTCGACCGACTCGGCGCGGCCGAGACTGCCACGCGTAAGCGTGCCCTCCAGTCGGTCCGGAGCGTCGCCGACGAGCGCCCGAATGTCCTCGACGGACTCGCTGGCCCGCTCGCGGCGTTCCTCGCCGACGACGACCGCGCGGTCAGGCTGACGACCGCCAAACTGTTGCTCACGGTAGCCCGAGCGGAACCGGGCGTCGTCCGCCCGGTCGTCGCGTCCCTCGCCGATAGGCTGGCCGACGACGACGAGTTCTACTACGTCCGGGCGCGGTGCGCCGAGGCGCTGGGCTACGTCGCGCTCGAATCCCCCGAGACGGTCGGCGACCCCGATATTCTGGCGGACTTCCGCGTCGGACTCTCGTTCGACGAACCCGAGGTCAGAGAGAAGTTAGCGAAGGCGCTGGCGTTCGTCGCACTCGGGAACCCCGGTCGCCTCCGACATCAGGTCTCGTCGCTGGCCGACCACCTCGACGACGAGCGGGAACTCGTCCGCTATCACCTCTGTACGTCGCTGGTCGTCGTCGGCTGTGAGCATCCCCGGAAGCTGGCCGACGCGGACGACGCTCTCCGGGAGCGACTGGCGGACGACAGTCCGTACGTTAGGGGCCGGGCGGCGGAGGCGCTGGCCCTCGTCGGGGAGTCGGACGCTCACGTCGAGGCGATCCCCGAACTCGCCGAAATCGACGCGGAGGACGACGAACTCCCGTCGTTCGCGACCGACCGGGTACGCTTCGCGCGACGCGTACTGGCGGGCGACGGGCAATCCGTGGGGGTTCCCGACGGCGTCGGGACTATCTCCTCGGTTCGGGACGGCACGGAAGCTGTCGTCGAGGAGATGACAGCGCCCGACGGCGACGAGGAGTGCCCGACCTGCGGGCTGGCGCTCTCGGACGACGGACCGCCGGTGTGTCCGCGTTGCGGGACTCCTCGCTGA
- a CDS encoding DUF7261 family protein, with amino-acid sequence MVRVTGAGRDTSDSVPRERAQLVLAAAALVAVALAPVVVAYLQLGYHADVSASEEFDAPDRNAERLLSRAVHDAAGETTGAFAWDERTAAAAAVRDELEPRVAALRSSRVESGTVYQVGYNQSAAASWSDANCPVGPNRQFGACEAKQGVVVQERAGETHVLAVAFDVRVTTDDAEMALTLVVRQIG; translated from the coding sequence GTGGTACGCGTGACGGGCGCTGGTCGGGATACTAGCGATTCCGTGCCCCGCGAGCGCGCCCAGTTGGTCCTCGCGGCCGCCGCGCTGGTCGCGGTGGCGCTCGCCCCGGTCGTGGTCGCGTACCTGCAACTGGGCTACCACGCGGACGTGAGCGCCAGCGAGGAGTTCGACGCGCCAGACCGGAACGCCGAGCGACTCCTCTCGCGGGCGGTCCACGACGCCGCGGGCGAGACGACCGGCGCGTTCGCGTGGGACGAGCGCACTGCGGCCGCGGCCGCAGTGCGCGACGAGTTAGAGCCGAGGGTAGCGGCGCTCCGCTCCTCGCGCGTCGAGTCGGGCACCGTCTATCAGGTGGGGTACAACCAATCGGCCGCGGCGTCGTGGAGCGACGCGAACTGTCCCGTCGGGCCGAACCGGCAGTTCGGCGCGTGTGAGGCGAAGCAGGGGGTCGTCGTGCAGGAGCGCGCGGGCGAGACGCATGTGCTGGCGGTCGCGTTCGACGTGCGCGTGACGACCGACGACGCGGAGATGGCGCTGACGTTGGTCGTCAGGCAAATCGGGTGA
- a CDS encoding DUF5518 domain-containing protein gives MDKYRTNIIAGTVISIALFPFSGHALIAAAISGYLQDESHSKSFIQGFIVGINTIVFLLISSIIVEYLQGSISDFWLIIHPILNTSGPILVFGGLGGSIGKYIKDNK, from the coding sequence ATGGATAAATATAGAACCAATATAATAGCCGGAACTGTCATTTCAATTGCCTTGTTCCCTTTTTCGGGTCACGCTTTGATTGCTGCCGCTATATCTGGATATTTGCAAGACGAGAGTCATTCCAAGAGTTTTATTCAAGGATTTATAGTTGGAATAAATACAATAGTTTTTCTTCTCATATCTTCGATAATTGTGGAGTACCTTCAAGGGAGCATTTCTGATTTTTGGCTGATAATACATCCAATATTAAACACTTCTGGGCCAATTCTCGTATTTGGCGGCCTAGGCGGTTCCATTGGAAAATATATTAAAGATAATAAATAA
- a CDS encoding DUF7263 family protein, protein MTRAERTRGQMNLPALAVALLVVTSVTVVSLGLADRAYLSADRDADQRRVAVALSERLVAAESPVTTRANVLDDDAIESLNSSRLRTLFPVTDGYDVTVRLGDRTLASAGDPTGGTTIRRIVLVESRTAATLMPDLSANDPAVTIPRRSSRVEIDLSPPTDSKVEVVKANEKVVLRNESGLRGRFEVRLSRFETTTLTFETDGPLPTGSVELTYYPAETSKAVLAVTVDE, encoded by the coding sequence ATGACCCGCGCCGAGCGGACCCGCGGCCAGATGAACCTGCCCGCGCTGGCGGTGGCGCTCCTCGTCGTGACCTCGGTGACGGTCGTGAGTCTGGGCCTCGCCGACCGCGCGTACCTGAGCGCCGACCGCGACGCCGACCAGCGCCGGGTCGCGGTCGCGCTCTCGGAGCGACTCGTCGCGGCCGAGTCGCCGGTCACGACGCGGGCGAACGTCCTCGACGACGACGCGATTGAGAGTCTGAACTCCTCTCGACTCCGGACGCTGTTCCCCGTCACCGACGGCTACGACGTGACGGTCCGACTCGGCGACCGGACGCTTGCGAGCGCGGGCGACCCGACCGGCGGGACGACGATTCGGCGCATCGTGCTGGTCGAGAGCCGGACCGCGGCGACGCTGATGCCGGACCTCTCGGCGAACGACCCGGCCGTGACGATTCCCCGTCGCTCGTCGCGGGTCGAAATCGACCTCTCGCCGCCAACAGACAGCAAGGTAGAGGTTGTGAAAGCAAATGAAAAGGTTGTTCTACGGAACGAGTCCGGACTGAGAGGGCGCTTCGAGGTCCGCCTCTCGCGGTTCGAGACGACGACGCTGACCTTCGAGACCGACGGGCCGCTCCCGACCGGGAGCGTCGAACTGACCTACTACCCCGCCGAGACGAGCAAGGCGGTGCTGGCGGTGACGGTCGATGAGTAA
- a CDS encoding long-chain-fatty-acid--CoA ligase has protein sequence MANLATNIGSVAAEQPDAVALSFRGRDVTYGEFWARTGQFAAGLADRGIGEGDRVAVYLPNVPQFVTAFHGTLRAGGVVVPMNPQYKSREISHLLSDSGARVVVTLSDLVPFVEEVREDTDLERVVTVGDETDAGTDFEAFLADDPEFPLVDRADDSAVVDRADDDVAVQPYTSGTTGRPKGVQLTHRNLASNAEMAADLVPDGIRTEDKQLGVLPLFHIYGMTVVMNSTLFNGGAYYPLPEWDAQEAVSLVEDEQLTLMHGVPAMYNDVINQPNAEEFDLSSLRLAGVGGSGIPVEVLRRFEELYEVTVYEGYGLTETSPVTHFNNPEQGRRVGSIGKTLPGVEAKIVDGEFEERPPVEEGPVDEEETDLDEITGELVVAGPNVMKGYAGLSAANEEAFTEREGTRWFHTGDIGYWDDEGFFYVVDRKKHMINTAGYNVYPREVEELLFEHEAVADVAVVGIPDDRRGETVKAFVVPVPDADVTPDELRQFCLDNLAEYKHPREVAFVEELPRTTTGKVQKFELRERETTEAAE, from the coding sequence ATGGCAAACCTTGCCACGAATATTGGCTCGGTCGCGGCGGAGCAACCGGACGCGGTTGCGCTCTCCTTCCGGGGACGGGACGTAACGTACGGCGAGTTCTGGGCGCGAACCGGTCAGTTCGCGGCGGGACTGGCCGACCGGGGTATCGGCGAGGGCGACCGCGTGGCGGTCTACCTGCCGAACGTGCCCCAGTTCGTGACCGCGTTCCACGGGACGCTCCGGGCGGGCGGCGTCGTGGTTCCGATGAACCCCCAGTACAAATCGCGGGAGATAAGCCACCTGCTGTCCGACAGCGGCGCGCGCGTCGTCGTGACGCTCTCGGACCTCGTGCCGTTCGTCGAAGAGGTCCGCGAGGACACCGACCTCGAACGCGTCGTCACCGTCGGCGACGAGACCGACGCCGGAACCGACTTCGAGGCGTTCCTCGCCGACGACCCCGAGTTCCCCCTCGTTGACCGCGCCGACGATTCCGCGGTCGTGGACCGCGCGGACGACGACGTGGCGGTCCAACCCTACACCAGCGGGACGACGGGGCGACCGAAGGGCGTGCAGTTGACCCACCGAAACCTCGCGTCGAACGCCGAAATGGCGGCGGACCTCGTGCCCGACGGCATCCGAACCGAAGACAAGCAACTGGGCGTCCTCCCGCTGTTCCACATCTACGGTATGACGGTGGTGATGAACTCGACGCTGTTCAACGGCGGGGCGTACTACCCGCTCCCGGAGTGGGACGCCCAAGAGGCCGTCTCGCTCGTAGAAGACGAACAGCTCACGCTGATGCACGGCGTTCCGGCGATGTACAACGACGTTATCAACCAACCGAACGCCGAGGAGTTCGACCTCTCGTCGCTCCGCCTCGCGGGCGTGGGCGGGTCGGGCATCCCCGTCGAAGTCCTCCGGCGGTTCGAGGAGCTATACGAGGTGACGGTGTACGAGGGGTACGGGCTGACCGAGACCAGTCCCGTGACCCACTTCAACAACCCCGAACAGGGTCGCCGGGTCGGCAGTATCGGGAAGACGCTCCCCGGCGTCGAGGCGAAAATCGTGGACGGGGAGTTCGAGGAGCGCCCGCCGGTCGAGGAGGGACCGGTGGACGAGGAGGAAACCGACTTGGACGAGATAACGGGCGAGTTGGTCGTCGCCGGGCCGAACGTGATGAAGGGGTACGCCGGACTGTCCGCGGCCAACGAGGAGGCGTTCACCGAGCGCGAGGGGACGCGGTGGTTCCACACCGGCGACATCGGCTACTGGGACGACGAGGGCTTCTTCTACGTCGTGGACCGCAAGAAACACATGATAAACACGGCCGGGTACAACGTCTATCCCCGCGAGGTCGAGGAACTCCTCTTCGAACACGAGGCCGTAGCGGACGTGGCCGTGGTCGGGATTCCGGACGACCGCCGGGGCGAGACCGTGAAGGCGTTCGTCGTGCCGGTGCCGGACGCCGACGTGACCCCCGACGAGCTACGGCAGTTCTGTCTGGACAACCTCGCGGAGTACAAACACCCCCGCGAGGTCGCGTTCGTCGAGGAGCTACCGCGGACGACCACGGGCAAGGTCCAGAAGTTCGAACTCCGGGAGCGCGAGACGACGGAGGCGGCCGAGTGA
- a CDS encoding nucleotide-binding protein encodes MVEAFAVASGKGGTGKTTTTVALGMALADEYDVTVVDADTGMANLLFHTGLTDADTTLHDLLVADRDPDVSVADAVYDRFGMSVVPCGTSLAAFEEADPDRLREVVAELAADTDVLLLDSPAALGSKSAVLPVVLADRVVVVLQPTIPALSDGLKVQEYAHSYGTDTAGVVFNKVHDPDEAAGVAEKTDRYFDGPTLASVPDSDAARAARREGVPLLAHAPDSDAARAYREAARKLDVRSGESDAVADRFRSAVIPDSP; translated from the coding sequence ATGGTCGAGGCGTTCGCAGTCGCGAGTGGCAAAGGCGGGACCGGCAAGACCACGACCACGGTGGCGCTCGGGATGGCGCTTGCCGACGAGTACGACGTGACCGTCGTGGACGCCGACACCGGGATGGCGAACCTCCTCTTTCACACCGGCCTGACCGACGCCGACACCACGCTCCACGACCTGCTGGTCGCCGACCGCGACCCGGACGTGAGCGTCGCGGACGCCGTGTACGACCGCTTCGGCATGTCGGTAGTCCCCTGTGGCACCAGCCTCGCCGCGTTCGAGGAGGCCGACCCCGACCGACTCCGGGAGGTCGTCGCCGAACTCGCGGCCGACACCGACGTTCTCCTGTTGGACTCGCCCGCCGCGCTCGGCTCGAAGAGCGCGGTCCTGCCCGTCGTGCTGGCCGACCGCGTGGTCGTCGTCCTCCAACCGACGATTCCCGCGCTCAGCGACGGTCTCAAAGTACAGGAGTACGCCCACTCCTACGGCACCGACACCGCGGGTGTCGTCTTCAACAAGGTCCACGACCCCGACGAGGCCGCCGGGGTCGCCGAGAAGACCGACCGCTACTTCGACGGGCCGACGCTGGCGAGCGTCCCCGACTCGGACGCCGCCCGCGCGGCCCGCCGCGAGGGGGTGCCCCTCCTCGCGCACGCCCCCGACAGCGACGCGGCGCGCGCCTACCGCGAGGCCGCCCGAAAACTGGACGTGCGGTCGGGCGAATCGGACGCCGTGGCCGACCGCTTCCGGAGTGCGGTGATTCCTGACTCGCCATGA
- a CDS encoding DUF7266 family protein, with translation MDSERRPPKGGRRGRSDRAVSPVVGKALEASIVVLYVGLLSATLYGGVVPEYRTAAGAEVGERVLAQSAERVQQAVPTDARAVRVRAEVSLPRTIKGARYAVRTDNRSLVLAHPDERVGGRVALALPETVESVSGEWSSGERAVVVVRGTDETGGLAVRLESAEEGPTR, from the coding sequence ATGGATAGCGAGCGCCGTCCGCCGAAAGGCGGGCGGCGCGGTCGTTCTGACCGCGCCGTCTCGCCCGTCGTCGGCAAGGCGCTGGAGGCGAGCATCGTCGTCCTCTACGTCGGTCTCCTGTCGGCGACGCTCTACGGCGGCGTCGTCCCGGAGTACCGGACCGCGGCGGGGGCGGAAGTCGGCGAGCGCGTGCTGGCCCAGTCGGCCGAGCGGGTCCAGCAGGCGGTGCCGACCGACGCTCGGGCGGTCCGCGTCCGCGCCGAGGTGTCGCTCCCCAGAACCATCAAAGGAGCGCGCTACGCGGTCCGGACCGACAATCGGTCGCTCGTGTTGGCCCACCCCGACGAGCGCGTCGGGGGCCGGGTCGCGCTCGCGCTCCCCGAGACGGTCGAATCGGTGTCGGGCGAGTGGTCGAGCGGCGAGCGAGCGGTCGTCGTCGTCCGCGGGACCGACGAGACCGGCGGCCTCGCGGTCAGATTGGAGTCCGCCGAGGAGGGACCGACCCGATGA